The Xylocopa sonorina isolate GNS202 chromosome 10, iyXylSono1_principal, whole genome shotgun sequence genome contains the following window.
TTGAAACGACTGTCAGCTAATACGAAATTCGTAATTGATTCGACACAGGGGAATTCGACATGCGCGTGAAATCGTGCGTAGCCTCGGACGGTGGCGGGCATACGATACAGCTGAGCGACGAGTTCGGATGCGTGCTCAGGCCGAAGATGATCAGCCGATTCTTGAAGGCGCGGGGCTCCGACAGCCGGGCAACAGTCATCACTTACGCCTTCTTCCACGCGTTCAAGTTCCCGGACGCGTTGAGCGTGCACATCAAGTGCAAGGTAAACAATGTTGGGTAATATAGAGGCGGATGAAACAGCTCGCGATTGAAAACAAGATTACCGGCGTGGAAAAATATTATTACACGCCGCGGCGGTGCCTCGGCACGGTGGTATCGCGAGTTAACTTGAAGAGGTGTTCGCCAAAGTAAAGAGCAAATATTTGCAATTAAACAGCTGAACGAGCCGCTTAATGAATTTACTTGGCGAACCGTAACGCGCGCGTCAAATCGCCGCGCCGTTCCCGATCCGAGTTTGCGTTATCGAAAGGGAAGAGAGGAACGGCGGATTAGGTGGGACGTCGAGGTGATAAGTTGTTTCGATGAATGTCAAGGTCGAGATCTGCCGTCACGGATGCTTGGATCATTGTCAGCTCAGCGTGCCCGTCGACCACTACATACAGGAGCGCAAAGATCAGATACGACCGCAGTACCCGCAGACCACGGTACCGCCCACCATTCAGAACGACGACACCAGCAGCCCCTACAAGAGTAACGGAAATGCTGGAGGAGGAGTCGAGCAAGCCGAAGGTCCCGTTTACGACGACATCATTGAAAACGGCGATGGGGTCGCCTCGATAGGGGGTCACTTCTCGGGGGTTGAAAAGCCTGTCCCGAAACCGGAAGCGCAGATAGGTAACCGGCTACCGGCGCCGGTGGTTGAAACTCCTGACGAGGATGTTCAGCAGGACGATCCTGATCTATCAAGGCCATTCGTAGTAAATATATTTCTATTTCTTATATGTTTCTTCGAGCAAATTCGTATACGATATTCTACTCGAATTCCTTCGTACTCACTATCTATTTTGTATAGAGCACTTCGGTTCGATTAAATCAATTACACTTGCATTCTCCGTGAAGATTAAGACACTGGACGTACAACATTTATACCGAGTGCAAAGCATGTATTAAGTATCAATGTATTTGTTCAGCATCTAAAACTTGAATCTCCGTTTCTAGGACCCGCCAAGGGTGACTCGATACGAGAACGAGCAGGACCAATTCCCTCACGGTCCGCGGAACCTCGAAGGTGACAGCGGCGCGTTACCATCGACCCCTCTCTCGTCTCCGAACGGCAGACGAAAGAGATCGGTCGTGGTATCGGACAGAAAGATCCGCAGCGCCGACGTCGGCGTGAGCGGCCTGTACGAGGTGATCTCCGAGGCCGATCTAGCCTTCAGCCCGGACACGCACGCGGAAGCAGTAACGGTCTTCCAAGGTAGAATACGCGAGGAAGTGGTATATGGCATCTGCCTGCCGATGCCCGGTTTCAGCGCGCTGTTCATCGTCGTCGCACTATCCGCGGTGATATCCGCGCTGGTCGCCGGCGCGATGCTGCACCGGCTGCAGGCGCAACGCGAGGCGGTCGACAGCAGAAAGAACAATAGGGCGGTGCACTCGACCAACGGCTGGCTGCCGTACGGGTTGCTGCGCGTACGATGCACGGCGAGACCAGCTCATCCGGAGCAGATCCAACAGAAACAGGCGAGCCAGGTCGCGGGCGTGAGTCCCGCGGTCGAGAGGGGTTGACGGTTCGTGACTTCTTCTGTGTGTCGCTGGAGGGACGCGGCCTGTGTACGCTCCGCGAGAGACAATGTGCAATAATACGCTGTACAAAGTACTTTAAGTGCGTTTCGTCAACGCGCGGCAGTTTCGCTTGAAGAACGCTCTTTGTCCCCTTCTGGCGGGGAACGATCGTTGTTTCTGCTCGGTGGGGGTTGCTCGGCAGGTGCGCCATCGAATCGGGCCGTCCACCCCCTGTGACGATCGAATTCTCTCGTAGCTCTCGTCGAGATCGATTTTTGTTTTCTGTTTCCTCGTTTTctgtttcttcctttttttttcgtttttttttctgcaTTTGTTCTCCTTTCACGTAGACTTGCAAACGAAAGTCGAACGATTACTTTTCGAGTGGCAATTGTTGGTATTTGGGTAAGTAAGGAGCATAATCATGCACAATAATTATTCGTTGTAGGATGAATTAATGAAATTCGCAAGGGGGACACGTCGTGACGGACAATGTGACAGcgttcgctgtgaatattgtaAAAATAACGTTTCACCTTTGACATTGCGAATGACATTGTTAGAAATATTTCTCCTCTTCTTTGTTCGATGATATCATTGATCGAGTCGAAGATGAGCAGGACCGGATGACGCTGCTTTACAATACGTGTCTTTTTCCTTAGGTAATTCATGAACGGAGTGGTGCGCATTTATACATTTTCTATGAGTCTGTAGAATACAAGTTGAAGCGATTTATAAAGATTTTCATCGCCTGTACGTAAGTCATAGTAACGCGTTGTACCATTGCGCGTCTGTTATCTATTTAATGACGTATTTACTAGAGGTGCTGCTAACGAGTACACTTAAATAATTAATAGATAAAAATCGGGCGACGTTCGATGAAATAAAAATCAATACGACACGTCAACGTAGAATTGTTAATTAATATAGAGGAGTTTCGAGTCTATATTTAAAACGTTTCTCGTATGGATCGACATTTgcataaatttaatatttattatcgGCAAATAATATAGGTAATAAATATTGTGCACACGAGAAAATGAAAATGTGTTCCGTCGGTCGCAACAGTTCTATGGTAATCCAACCTTTAACAATCGCCACGTGTTCGTATGTCAcagttaatataataatatattaagcGAAATATATTTCTACATTTCCAGAGATATTTTTATTTACACGTTTAAGTATTGCCTTTGTATGGaatatattattaaaatatgcTACAACCGTATCTGACAAATAAGAAGCGTTCTATCACAAACATGAAACTATAGAATGTTTGATAGAACgatcatataaatatatatatatatatactcttaccTTTTCTAACCATCTTCTACACGGCAATCTCCATTGTTAGCGTTACACCCTAGAGTTTTGCGTCAGCCAAGAATATCCAAATCAGAGTAGAGTAATCGATAATGACGCAAAAGGTCCACATTCTGtacattaatattaaataaactgtttaacATTTCGCGTGCATTCCGAACGCCATATTGATATTATTAAAACACCGTATAACAAAGTTACATGTAACGTTACATCGTATATGGCacaattattaatttatatactAGGTGAATAAATCACTGAACAAATTCAATTTCTGTGAAAGCAAAACTGTTTACTGCCGTTAAATTCATTATATAAATCACGCACTAATAATGATTTATAATGTGATCTACCATTGAAAGCGCGAGTATTTAGCAGCAGAACTATCTAGTTTCGTCATTAATTTCATCAGAGATTTTTACAAAACTGTTACGATTTGCATTTATTAGATTAAAGAAAGGAGAAGAAGGTAATTTTACAAAGCCAGCGACGCAACCAGGAAACAGATCGGTCGTTAATCTGTTGCTAGATCTTCGAAACAAAAAGCTCACTCTACGTTGTACGATAAGAGcgtttatataaatataaaacaatGGATTTTGCATGAACGGGAAAAATTCGCGTTAAAAATTGTTATCAATGTGCACAGAATCCAGGAGGCACCGTAATTATTTGATTTCCGCGCGACGCATCGACCTCGGGCATAACTTATGCCGAACACGGTAGAATATTGAATTTAACGCGTTCGATTATCGAAATCACATCAATATCGATTCACTGGTTATCGACAGGTGCGCTAGCTATTAACACTTAGTAAAGACTTTCAAATAACAGCACCTCTAGAGAATAAGCCCTGAAGAGGCTGAAAGTAACAGCTataaatgaaaatagaaatatatCCTAAATGTTTTCGGGGAGACTTACTGCCAAGCTGAAATGTTTCATTTTCTATTTTCAAATACGTATATCGTTACGTTAGTTAAATACGAGAACTCGATATACATTCACGAATGCCTCGATGCGTAACCTTTTAACCTTCAGTTGACACTTTTCAACAATATATACGTACGTTAATCATTGACGTCGAAAAAGTATGTATTGTATCATAACGTTCTCCACTTGTCTTGCATCCTCTTCTCGTTTGTGTTAACTGGAGGTTAAATATGAAATTGGAATCGGTCGAAGATCGAGACCCTTGGCGGGCTTTTTGAGCTAGGTAATTAGGTAACTAGGTAATAGGAAGAATTATTTAAGTATCCTTGAAACGCAACGCACATTACAAACGTCCAGGAAGACGTTTAATACCACGAACAGGATCCTGTAATTACTGATCCTGAATTattatgtatacgtaacacaaaTAATCTAACGCGTACATCTGGAGCGCATGACCGCATAAAGCGGTCGTGTTATTATGAGAATTAAAAGCGAACGCTCTTTGTACAGGAGAACGAAGATCCCTCGTAATCCCAAAAATCTTCGTTTACGTATTCCGTGCATCTATTCCCCCTTTTATGTTTGTAATAAAAACGGAAAACactttctctcgtttcttcaCCCTTAAAAACAGATTACTCGAGGACGCGGTGTTTGGATAGATGAACTTTATTTACACGCTCGTCCGTACGTTCTCGCGAAACGCCAGAACAATTGTTAACACGTTTAAATTACCTTATAGATTATAAGTATATGTATACACGTGTAAAAACAAAAAGAGCAGAGAATATTCTTGTAAGCTTGGAGAGGAGAGTTATCGAAACGCGTTACTAAAAACGATCACCGATAATTAAGAACGTAACGATATATTGGACAACGCGCTAGAGTTTCTCGAGCAAGAGGAACAAATAGTTGAGTCGATTGTTAATCGAGAAGTTGTGTTTTTATTTAACAAGAATGGTAACGCCAATAAATGTATTTACAGGACCTCGACCTATTTCCACGGAACCGACAACCACTCTCTCTCCTCTCGTCTTCAaaaaattttccaaatttccCCGTATACTCGAGTTTGAATATTCATGCAAGAAGGATGGTAAATATAATCATAGATTTATTCATATACAAAAGTTTAAATACTAACATTCTTGTAAAAAATGCATCGTTCCATCGACGAGGAATAATTTATAAACACTTCTCGTATCTACGAGCTTACATTAAtatcataaatattatattatattatcttTTATACGCTATTACAAGCTACTGACTATTCTTTTATACATTTGATCTTGACACCATATATTTTTGTTAACTTGCGCAACACCAATTTCTCGCGAACCATTTCGATTGAAAAATTCACCGCGACGGAGATGACCTCGTTATATTCATCATCCGCGATTTTACGTATCCCGATTTCCCGATCAATATCTAAAACGGATAAATTACCAATCGATTAGCAGAAGAGACTTCGTTACATGGCAGCGTGTATGTAAACTAACGCGCAAAAGTGTTTGCTTCACTGAAGCGAAACGTTTCGTGTATAACATTAACTTAAACATACAATTAATAAAACCGAGATAATTTGTTTTTAATGATTTCGTGATAATGACTGGCTCTTACAACGGTTACATGTGCGCAACGTACAGCGTATAAAATCGTACAAATTTCGGACATTGTTAcacgataaataaataatattaaaacaACTTGTAGAATTGTCAACGATATTAAAAAGAGGGCGGGGGAGGGAGGGGTGTGGAGGGACGACGATTTCCGTTTTCAATGTAGACTATTTCGAGTTACACGTTAAATACCAATACGCAACGGGTAACGAttaattaaaaacgagatacccaAATACCATGGTCCCGAAGTGGTCGTAACGAGGAAGTCGCGAGCGCAACGCGTTTGATTATCTTTGACTAAATTTCCGGAGCGTCTATACACGATCGCCAGCAAGGGCTTGAGcggtatgtttcgttatgacgAAGCACAAATCCATATTGGTTGATCGTTCCGATCGAACAGATCGCGGTACACGTACCAGAGATCGTAtcctatttattttattacgaGACTATACTCTGTCTGATACGTGCCGGTATACAGAATCGTGCTTGCGACATTCTGTAGCCTCTACGATACCTGGAATGGCGCTGGCCAAGAGGACCGGTTTGCGCGACGTCCAATCGATTGAACTTGAAAATTTCTTGCGAACGGTCACGAACGGCCCGAAAATGAATGCGAAATAAGAACCGAGCTAAGCACACCGGTGCTTACACCCTGTGTGGCAGGAAGGGTCCGGCGACCGATCGGTTGAGCAAATCCGTGTAACACGCAGATCGCGACACAGTTTAAACGGTAGAACGAACGTGGTCGATCGTAATTCGTCGTTCGCGATATTCGCCCCGATAAATAATTGAACGCTATGAAAATCGTGAAACCAGTCTCGAGGAAGAAAACCCGCTCGATCGCGGGATGCGTCCCCCTGCGAAGGTAGAACCGATCGACGGCGCGCCATCCTTCGAGATGGTCTACGATCGTTTTTACCTATGAGTAGAAGCACGTCCTCGTCGACTTTTTAGGCGGGTTTTGTTCTCCGTTATAATAGGTCGCAGCCTTCCTGGCTTTTCCTGAGAACGGTCTTAGGCGTAGACAGAGGTAGGTGGAGAGTATACACGAGAACAGGAGCACCGCGAGAAGTACTATGAGAGTAACAGCAAAACCTGGCGTAGTCATGCAAATCATGGCCGCGTTCGCGGTGTTCTCGTTGCGCACGGGAAACACCATCGTCGGCCCGTTCGATTCCCCATTGTTGGACTCGTCGATGGAAAACGTTAGGTCACCCGTCGAGACCACTCGTATT
Protein-coding sequences here:
- the M gene encoding zona pellucida domain-containing protein miniature, translated to MPGVWRLLRMLIYMVVGLKSVGSNSDIWPLERPEGMPAIQSLEVMCGKDHMDVHLSFSQPFEGIVSSKGQHADPRCVYVPPSTGQTFFSFRIAYARCGTKPDMHGQFYENTVVVQYDKDLLEVWDEAKRLRCEWFNDYEKTASKPPMVIADLDVIQLDFRGDNVDCWMEIQHGKGPWAPPVSGIVPLGSTLTLVVAINDYRGEFDMRVKSCVASDGGGHTIQLSDEFGCVLRPKMISRFLKARGSDSRATVITYAFFHAFKFPDALSVHIKCKVEICRHGCLDHCQLSVPVDHYIQERKDQIRPQYPQTTVPPTIQNDDTSSPYKSNGNAGGGVEQAEGPVYDDIIENGDGVASIGGHFSGVEKPVPKPEAQIGNRLPAPVVETPDEDVQQDDPDLSRPFVDPPRVTRYENEQDQFPHGPRNLEGDSGALPSTPLSSPNGRRKRSVVVSDRKIRSADVGVSGLYEVISEADLAFSPDTHAEAVTVFQGRIREEVVYGICLPMPGFSALFIVVALSAVISALVAGAMLHRLQAQREAVDSRKNNRAVHSTNGWLPYGLLRVRCTARPAHPEQIQQKQASQVAGVSPAVERG